One window from the genome of Natrialba magadii ATCC 43099 encodes:
- the hemA gene encoding glutamyl-tRNA reductase → MIPAGVVTAGRVTHESGTVDDLAAASPDSQQAAVAELCSASGIDEAYVLSTCNRVEAYVVASDPVIGRTALSEFFAAVDDQDPLVITDHDDSLTHLLRVATGLESVVLGEDQIIGQVRTAYEDARAAGGIGTMLEPAVTKAIHVGERARTETKINEGIVSLGSAATQLAGQTVSLEGATALVVGAGEMGQLAARSLADAGVDELVVSNRTVSRAEHLISDVDHDDTRAVPLESLDTLAARADVIVAATGSDEPVVCRRHFVGTDSEDAMVGEDATVSSSERVVVDLGQPRDVDPTIDALDAITVYDLDDLETITEETRKQRADAAREVEAMIDREFDLLCDQYKRARADEVIGAMYESAAQIKQRELETALSQLEGESFTPAQREVVEAMADALVNQLLAPPTRSLREAAAEDDWSTINTALQLFDPDFGDEDGPSLLERTQTAQRTEAAFEATDDD, encoded by the coding sequence ATGATTCCGGCGGGCGTCGTCACCGCAGGCCGCGTCACACACGAGAGCGGCACCGTCGACGATCTCGCAGCCGCGAGTCCCGACAGCCAGCAGGCTGCCGTCGCAGAACTCTGCTCGGCATCCGGCATCGACGAGGCCTACGTGCTCTCGACGTGCAACCGCGTCGAAGCCTACGTCGTTGCCTCCGACCCCGTCATTGGCCGCACAGCACTCTCTGAATTCTTCGCTGCTGTCGACGACCAAGACCCACTCGTCATCACCGACCACGACGACAGCCTCACACACCTGCTTCGCGTCGCAACCGGACTCGAGTCCGTCGTCCTCGGCGAGGACCAGATCATCGGCCAGGTTCGCACGGCCTACGAGGACGCCCGCGCTGCCGGCGGCATCGGCACCATGCTCGAGCCGGCCGTCACGAAGGCCATTCACGTCGGCGAGCGCGCCCGAACCGAGACCAAGATCAACGAGGGCATCGTCTCGCTCGGCTCGGCCGCGACCCAACTCGCCGGCCAGACAGTATCGCTCGAGGGCGCGACCGCGCTCGTCGTCGGTGCAGGCGAGATGGGTCAACTGGCCGCACGCAGCCTCGCCGACGCCGGCGTCGACGAACTCGTCGTCTCGAACCGAACTGTTTCGCGCGCCGAACACCTCATCTCGGACGTCGACCACGACGACACGCGTGCCGTTCCACTCGAGTCCCTCGATACCCTCGCAGCGAGAGCGGACGTGATCGTGGCGGCGACCGGCAGCGACGAGCCGGTAGTCTGCCGACGGCACTTCGTCGGGACGGACAGCGAGGACGCCATGGTCGGTGAGGACGCAACGGTTTCCAGTTCCGAACGCGTCGTCGTCGACCTCGGCCAACCGCGCGACGTCGACCCGACGATAGATGCCCTCGACGCCATCACCGTCTACGACTTAGACGACCTCGAGACGATTACCGAGGAGACCCGCAAGCAGCGCGCCGACGCCGCACGCGAGGTCGAGGCGATGATCGACCGCGAGTTCGACCTGCTCTGTGACCAGTACAAACGGGCTCGTGCCGACGAGGTCATCGGCGCGATGTACGAATCCGCAGCCCAGATCAAACAGCGGGAACTCGAGACGGCGCTGTCCCAACTCGAGGGCGAGTCGTTCACGCCGGCCCAGCGCGAGGTCGTCGAGGCGATGGCCGACGCGCTGGTGAATCAGCTGCTCGCACCACCAACGCGGAGTTTGCGCGAGGCGGCGGCCGAGGACGACTGGAGTACGATCAATACTGCCCTCCAGCTGTTCGACCCCGATTTCGGTGACGAGGATGGACCGTCGCTGCTGGAGCGAACGCAGACTGCACAGCGCACGGAGGCGGCGTTCGAGGCGACTGACGACGACTGA
- a CDS encoding 4a-hydroxytetrahydrobiopterin dehydratase: MADLLADDEIEAQLPDEWDRDGDEIVRVYEFDDYLRGVNFAQMVGEIAESQFHHPEITIRYSEVEIRLTSHEEGGITDADTEMAELIESERNA; encoded by the coding sequence ATGGCTGATCTCTTGGCAGACGACGAAATCGAGGCACAGCTTCCGGACGAGTGGGACCGGGACGGCGACGAGATCGTTCGCGTCTACGAGTTCGACGACTACCTTCGCGGCGTCAACTTCGCCCAGATGGTCGGCGAGATCGCCGAATCGCAGTTCCACCACCCCGAGATCACGATTCGGTACTCGGAAGTCGAGATTCGGCTGACCTCCCACGAGGAAGGCGGCATTACGGATGCAGATACGGAGATGGCAGAGTTGATCGAGTCCGAGCGCAACGCATAG
- the lwrS gene encoding LWR-salt protein translates to MYGQYVFRVRVRLQPSQPGISLEPGTETTTVTVTREAPAPGTGGWRFFRDTLWRGEIADEAHARRLAEDWLDLPVEDVSFSELQADEAYMDALKEEIADDLTAFKADTVSEVLSKYLGSSIRVEEDLDEPSA, encoded by the coding sequence ATGTACGGACAATACGTCTTCAGGGTCCGTGTCCGACTCCAACCTTCTCAGCCCGGCATCTCGCTCGAACCCGGGACTGAGACGACCACCGTTACCGTCACCCGCGAGGCACCGGCACCGGGAACCGGCGGCTGGCGATTCTTCCGAGATACGCTCTGGCGCGGCGAGATCGCAGACGAGGCCCACGCGCGCCGACTCGCAGAAGACTGGCTCGACCTCCCCGTCGAGGACGTCTCGTTCAGCGAACTGCAGGCCGACGAGGCGTACATGGACGCCCTCAAGGAGGAAATCGCGGACGATCTGACGGCGTTCAAAGCCGACACCGTCTCCGAAGTGCTCTCGAAGTACCTCGGTTCGAGTATCCGCGTCGAGGAGGACCTCGACGAGCCGTCTGCGTGA